The DNA region TTAAAGCCCTGAGCGTTCCCAATGCTACCGTCAGACTCTTCGGGAAGCCCGAAGCCTACCCCGGAAGGAGGCTCGGTATTGCAATAGCCTGGGACAGGGACGTCCAGGTCGCTAAGAGAAAGGCCGAGGAGGTTGCCCACTCGATAGAGCTCAGGACGAGGAGCTCGGAATGGCAGAATCAAGATTATGAAAAAAGGAAACACACCCTCTGATTAGCCCCCTCTCATTTTTTCCCTGTACTCCTCAAGCTTTCTCCTCAGGTTTTCGTCCTTCAGGGCAAGAATTTCTACCGCGAGTAACGCCGCGTTCTTGCCGTTGTCTATGCCGACTGTAGCAACGGGAACCCCAGGTGGGAGCTGGGCTATGCTTAGGAGAGCATCAATTCCCCCAAGCTTGGCCGAGACCGGAACGCCAATTACCGGCCTGGTTGTGTGGGACGCTATTACTCCTGGCAAAGCCGCGCTTAGGCCGGCTATGGCAATGAAGACGTCGTAGTCCTTCTTAGCCAGTTCTTCAACCTTCTTGGGGTTCCTGTGGGCTGAGGCGACCTCGACGTCATATTCAACGCCGAACTCATCGAGAACCGAGGCCACAACCTCGGCTATGTGCGAATCGCTCTTGCTGCCCATTACAACGAGGACCTTCACCCCCATCACCATTGACATAAAGAAGTCTAAAGTTTAAAAATGTTTTGGCGATTTTGACAAATTTTTGCTAATAAATCCTCCGGAGGGCTAGCCCTTCATTCTCCAAAGAGTACTCAAAGGTTATGACCTCGTCCACTCCCGGCGCCTTGAGGACGCAGAGGTACCTCTTCACTCCATTTTCCGTTAGCTCGCTCCTCGTCCTTATCACGTAGTCCATACGGCGGTAGAGGGAAGAGAACACCCTGTCAGCCTTTCCCGAGAACACCCAGATGTTGGTCCCGGTGGGATAATCCCTGTATGCGCTGTGCCTCCTCCGTATTTCGGCCGAGACCTCAAAGTAGCTCAGCGCGTCTTCCTCACCGAAGATGTGGGAATACTCAGAGACGTCCATCGCCACGCCCCACAGCTCCCTGCCCTCGAACATTCCCTCCCTCTTCCAGAGCTCCTTGTGGGCGCGGACTGCCTCGGCGTACTTCCTTGACAGGAGTTCGTAGGAGAGAGAACCGGAAAGGTACCACACTCCCTTTCTCTCGACCCTCGGCCCGTAGAAGCTGCCGAAGGTGTCTATTATTGCTAGATTAAGCGAGTCAAGGTATCTGTCCACATCTATGCCCCTCTTCCTCATAATTTGGAGCATCAACGGGAGGGGTTGGCTTATGTTGAAGAGCCCTATTAGGCTGTCCTTTTTGAGCTTGCATTTAAGGAACTCAAAAACAAGCTCCCTGCCCAGCGACCGCGGGTCTTCCTCGTGCAGGAGAATGTGAGAGCCCTCCTTTATCCCGCCGAGGGCCCTGTCCAGCTCCCTCAAGCCGAGCTCAATCATCTCCATCACCCTCGAATGGGTTAAAAACAGCGTTCTTGAGGCCTTTCGTGATGTATGCCTTTCTCTTTGCCCCTTCCCTCACGACCTCCACGACGACGTCCGAGAAGGCGTATATGAAGCCCTCTATGTCGGGACAGTCGGTTTTTTCATAAACCATGACGGCCCTGATGTCCCTTATCAGCTCATTGGCCTCTCCCTTAATGCACCAAACCTGCTGGTAAGTCCTCCGGGGGTTTTTGAGAAGTTTACAGGCCCCGGAGCTGAGGTAAGTAAAAACCCATATTCTGTCCGTTGGGAGCTTTTTGAGGGAATCCCGCACGAGCTCGCGGTATTTGGCCGCAAAGACCCCGTCATCGAGGTATCCCTTGAGCTGGTATACATAAGGGGTGTTCCTCTCTATGCCCTTAAAGCTCCCAAAGGCGTCAAATATCATAAACCTCTCGCCCAGAACCTCTCCGAGCTTTATGCCCTCCCGTTCAAGCGCGGACTTGAACACCAGGAAAGGCTCATAGAGGACAACATAAACGTACTCCCCCCTTCTCACGAGCTCCTTGAGAAGCCTTATCCCGAAGATATCACCGTTGGAATCGGGGCCATCGGATATGATGGCAAGGGTACCATTTTCGGGGACCGCATTTAGGAGCTCTGAAATCACCATGCCACCCCCTGTGGTAAATGGCACAACTTGTATTAAACAGTTTTTTGCCATCTAAATGTAAAAACAAAGCTTAAAAGATGAGTTTTTTAACAAATAAATGGTGAAGCCCATGAGAATCCTGCTCGTCGGTGGCGGGGGCAGAGAAAACGCGATAGGGGAAGCACTCGTGAAGAGCGGGGCCGAGCTCTACGTGGTCTCAAAACATAAAAACCCCGGCCTCGCAAAGCTCGCGAAGGGTTACGGCCTGGCTAACGAGACTGAAGTGGAGAAGGTTCTCGCCTACGCCGAGGAGTTCGGCGTTGAGATGGCCTTCATAGGCCCGGAAGCACCGCTCGAGAGGGGCATCGTTGATATCTTTGAGGAGAACGGCATTCCCGCGGTTGGCCCGGGCAGGGAAGCGGCTAAACTCGAAACGGACAAGGCCTTCGCCAGGGCCTTCATGGAGAGGCACAAAATCCAGGGAAGGAAGGCATTCAGA from Thermococcus zilligii AN1 includes:
- the purE gene encoding 5-(carboxyamino)imidazole ribonucleotide mutase, which translates into the protein MKVLVVMGSKSDSHIAEVVASVLDEFGVEYDVEVASAHRNPKKVEELAKKDYDVFIAIAGLSAALPGVIASHTTRPVIGVPVSAKLGGIDALLSIAQLPPGVPVATVGIDNGKNAALLAVEILALKDENLRRKLEEYREKMRGG